In Fusarium fujikuroi IMI 58289 draft genome, chromosome FFUJ_chr08, one genomic interval encodes:
- a CDS encoding Bli-4-like alcohol dehydrogenase: MGPVKFSPDTDIPSQNGKVILITGGNSGLGLETARQLLKHEPSRIFLACRSKAKFDQAVNDLRQGGANTDAISFLALDLASLASIKSAAAEFQTSSTRLDILINNAGIMMTPEGRTEEGYEIQIGTNHMGHAFLTHLLLPILEETTKINSDVRIVFLSSMGESMSPKNPYQFDQFNTTMPSYSSTSRYAISKLANVHYTAALAERYPNIKVISVHPGVVQTNLAAPLINHSLILGTLTRLALSFIAVDASKGALNQLWAATDPKAESGVFYHPVGVTGKGSKLSQDKDAREKLWEWTQQEIKQHLD, encoded by the coding sequence ATGGGACCTGTCAAATTCTCTCCCGACACTGATATTCCCAGCCAGAATGGtaaagtcatcctcatcacggGAGGGAACTCAGGACTGGGTCTTGAGACTGCTCGGCAGCTGTTAAAGCATGAACCCTCAAGGATCTTCCTCGCGTGTCGCAGCAAAGCAAAGTTTGACCAAGCCGTCAATGACCTGCGACAAGGGGGCGCCAACACCGACGCGATATCTTTTCTAGCGCTTGATCTCGCTTCCCTGGCGAGTATCAAATCTGCCGCTGCAGAGTTCCAGACATCTTCCACCCGACTCGATATTCTTATTAACAATGCTGGCATCATGATGACGCCAGAGGGTCGTACCGAGGAAGGCTACGAGATCCAGATTGGCACGAACCATATGGGCCATGCTTTTCTCACTCATCTCCTTCTGCCGATTCTTGAGGagaccaccaagatcaaTTCTGACGTGAGGATCGTATTCCTTTCTTCGATGGGAGAGTCCATGTCGCCAAAGAATCCATACCAGTTCGACCAATTCAACACCACCATGCCTAGCTACTCTTCAACATCGCGCTATGCGATATCGAAGCTCGCAAACGTCCACTACACCGCAGCCCTTGCCGAGCGATATCCCAATATCAAAGTCATTAGCGTCCACCCAGGAGTCGTACAGACGAACCTCGCAGCACCGCTTATCAATCACAGTCTTATCTTGGGAACACTCACAAGGCTTGCATTAAGCTTCATCGCTGTTGACGCTTCCAAGGGTGCATTGAATCAGTTATGGGCGGCGACTGATCCTAAAGCTGAAAGTGGGGTATTTTACCATCCTGTTGGTGTGACGGGTAAGGGGAGCAAACTGAGTCAGGATAAAGATGCTCGTGAAAAGCTTTGGGAATGGACGCAGCAAGAGATCAAGCAGCACCTCGACTGA
- a CDS encoding related to ADH7-NADP(H)-dependent alcohol dehydrogenase yields the protein MSSITVYRGTPSGRVQQATVPRPGPPKAHQVTVRITHSGLCGTDEHYKCQDMVLGHEGVGIVDGDRVGWGYCHGSCLNCEYCDQGQELYCEQRQFYSFDEFDQGSFATYATWNEHFVFRIPDSIPSAEAAPLMCAGAAVYSALRSAQVQWYHRVGVLGLGGLGHLAVQYAAKMGCHVTVYSHSSGKEKAARKLGASDFQVMGESSPPSRAVDCLLLTGAQQPDWSQALSLVRRGGVISAVTVVSSELRCPYGEILMNAIRIQGSLPAAPNLQREMLSFSALHGIKPVIETFPFTEKGINEAMEKLRQGKMRYRGVLAMEG from the exons ATGTCATCGATCACTGTATATCGTGGAACCCCAAGCGGGAGAGTGCAGCAAGCTACAGTCCCAAGGCCTGGTCCTCCAAAAGCACATCAAGTCACGGTTCGTATCACTCATTCTGGCCTTTGTGGTACCGACGAGCACTACAAGTGCCAGGACATGGTTCTCGGTCATGAGGGAGTTGGCATCGTCGA TGGAGATAGAGTTGGCTGGGGCTATTGTCATGGAAGCTGTCTCAACTGCGAGTATTgcgatcaaggccaagagctGTACTGCGAACAGCGACAGTTCTACAGCTTCGACGAGTTCGATCAGGGCTCGTTCGCGACTTATGCAACTTGGAATGAGCACTTTGTCTTCCGTATTCCGGATAGCATCCCATCTGCGGAGGCAGCTCCTTTGATGTGCGCTGGGGCAGCCGTGTATTCCGCTCTTCGCAGCGCACAAGTCCAGTGGTATCACCGAGTGGGTGTTCTTGGCCTCGGGGGTCTAGGACACCTCGCTGTTCAGTATGCTGCCAAGATGGGCTGCCATGTCACAGTCTATTCCCACTCATCTGGCAAAGAAAAAGCAGCCCGAAAGCTGGGAGCGTCGGATTTCCAAGTGATGGGAGAGAGTTCCCCTCCTAGTCGAGCTGTTGATTGCCTGCTCTTGACTGGTGCTCAACAGCCGGACTGGTCCCAAGCCCTGTCGCTGGTTCGACGGGGCGGTGTGATAAGTGCAGTTACTGTGGTCTCATCTGAGCTGCGATGCCCATATGGGGAGATTCTGATGAACGCGATCCGGATACAGGGAAGCCTACCTGCCGCCCCGAATCTCCAACGGGAGATGCTTAGCTTCTCGGCGCTCCATGGAATAAAACCAGTTATCGAGACCTTTCCGTTCACTGAGAAGGGAATTAATGAGGCGATGGAGAAGCTTCGCCAGGGTAAGATGCGATATAGGGGCGTTCTTGCAATGGAGGGTTAG